In Sorangium aterium, the genomic stretch GTGAACTGGCGTTCATTGCTACCGTCTTTCATTCTATGATCCGGGCTCGCCCTCCTACAATAAATTGTTGGGGGTCCGATGTCTCACTTACGTTGGCACGGAGGGCTCTCTGTTCTGACCTCCGGGGAGGGGGCAGCCGAGAGCGTTTAACCGCGGAGGACCTTCGGGCGGGACGGGGCCGCTGACGTTTGACTGGCCAAAGCGCGATCGCGGTCCGGAGGTCCATGGGTATCCGCACCCGCGATCACCTGCTTGCTCGCGTCTCGCGAGTGCGCTGCCGCACTACTTGCGCGCGCACAGCCCGCTCGATCCAGTCAACGCAGGCGTCTGCGTCGGCTTCGACCTCGTGCTCCCAAATGCGGAGAACCGTCCAGCCGTTTGCTTCAAGCGTGGCGTCGTGTTCCCTGTCCCGTGCCCGGTTGCGACGGATCTTCTCCTTCCAGTAGGGAGAAGTCAGCTTCGCCTCCCACTCATCGAAGCGCCATCCATGCCAGAAGTCTCCATCCACGAATACGACGACCCGTGCTTTGGCGAAGACGAGATCGGGCTTGCCAGGTAGGTGTCGAACGTACTTCCTATATCGAAGGCCGCGCGCGAATGAGAGGCGTCGAATGATCAGCTCGGGCTTCGTGTCCGTCTTGCGAATGCGAGACATCGTTCGTCTGCGCTGTTCGGGGGTCATATTGTCGGCCATGATCGACATCTCCCACTACGGCGCTTGAGAGCGAACGGTCCACACGGCCGTCGTGACTCGGTCAGCTCGAAACACGGCCGGTGCAGTCGACTCCTCAACGTACGCCGCGTCGGTTACCCGCACCGTTTGCTGCGGCTGCGGGATCGCGCCGGAGAACGTGAGCCATTCGCGGCTCAGCCTGGTGACCACCGCAGGACCATTTGCACCCGTCCCCCGTGTAGCGTTCAGGTTGATGGATACGAGCTCGCCACCCTCTACCGATTCGACGACGCCCTCGACATGGGTTCCACACTGGCCGATCCATTGAGGCTCAGCTGTCCTCCAGAAGGCCTCGCAGAATGGGATGCAGGGGCAGAAGCGGCAGGCATCCGGAGACGGCGACGCTCCGCTCTCGAACGGCTTCCCGGCGTGCTGGTTGTACCCATCGAGCACGACCAGCGCACGTCGCCCCTCCTCAGCGGCATCTTGAGCCGAGATCGGAACCTCGGCCCGACTGCGATCCGCTCTTTCGATCACGCCGCGTGCGATCGCGATGCCGTTCTGGTTTGCTAGGTAGGCATACAGGCGAAGCTGCCGAAGCTCGCTCTCCGTGACCGGATCGGAATCGCCAGCAGCCCCGGTCTTGTAGTCGATCACGGTTGCGTTCGCGGAGTCTAGGACGTCGGCGCGCCCTGCTACTCGCCCGTCCTTGCTGACAAGGGCCGCCTCGACCGCCAGGCCGCCGCCTGAACTTCGCGCTATGGCATGTCCTGCTCGCCCGCTCAATGACGCGGCAGCGTCTGCTGCCATCTGCGCGGCTCGCGCTCTAAACAGGTTGTAGAACGGCAGGCGGTCTGGTCCGTCGAACTTCGCATGCAGAAGCGGGTGTGTGGCAGCGAAGAGCTGTCGCATCTTCTCGTCGAAGAAGCGCTCGGCGCCGGATCGCCATTCATCTTCTGTCGTCCCGGCAACCCCGCCCGCTCGCGCTCGCTCGAGGACCGCATGGACGCCTGTCCCAAGAAGCGCGCGGGGGTGAGGCGGCACGAGCTTGCCATCGCCGCCGGCAAGCCAGGCCGCCCGTGATGTGCATTTCATCGCTGCCTCGTAGAGCGTCGGCGAGATGCGCTCGATCCTTTTGATGGTCGGAGGGGTCGGTACCAACATCGATGCCTCGCTACTCATACGGGAACCTTACGGCGCGGAACACCGTGCGGAGCTTCCACGTCCAGCCGCGCGCCTCTGCCTGGGCGACCGCGCTCGAAACCTCCGCACAGAAGTTCGATGGATCTTGATCCCACAGCGGGTGGATCAGGATGAGCACTTCTCCCCTGCCTGGGTCATGGCCCGCGGGCAAGCCCGCGAGCGTGACCTGCGTGTAGGCCAGGCCCTGGAAGTACAGCGCCGCGGTGCGCTGGACCAGCGTGGCCCAATAAGGCTGCGCCAAATCGATCGGCGCCGCTGGATCCAGCGCGAGCCGCACCATGTCGAGCGCAAGCCGCCAATCGAGCAGAGGATGGTACGGCATGTTCCCGTACTCGCGGAGGCATCGATGGCACGAGTTTGAGCACTCGTCCTCGTGCGGGGAGCTGACGATTGGGTCATAGAAGGTGCGAGATTGAGGGCCGCCGTTTCCGAGCATGAAATGCAGCAGCTTCTCGAACTCTGCGGGCGTTCCAAGATGCGTACTGTATCCAGCGCCGTTCTCAAGGCTGTCGGAGACGAAGATTCGCGCCGAAGGCGGTGCGAACGGCGTTCGCATGTCCATCAGAGGCTGGATGCCGACGTCGAGCTCCGACTCGGCCACGTCGAGGACCACCGCGGCAGCCCGCCGGGCAAGGAATCCGAACGAGTACCACGCGGCTCGCGCTTCA encodes the following:
- a CDS encoding very short patch repair endonuclease, whose protein sequence is MADNMTPEQRRRTMSRIRKTDTKPELIIRRLSFARGLRYRKYVRHLPGKPDLVFAKARVVVFVDGDFWHGWRFDEWEAKLTSPYWKEKIRRNRARDREHDATLEANGWTVLRIWEHEVEADADACVDWIERAVRAQVVRQRTRETRASR
- a CDS encoding PD-(D/E)XK nuclease family protein, which translates into the protein MSSEASMLVPTPPTIKRIERISPTLYEAAMKCTSRAAWLAGGDGKLVPPHPRALLGTGVHAVLERARAGGVAGTTEDEWRSGAERFFDEKMRQLFAATHPLLHAKFDGPDRLPFYNLFRARAAQMAADAAASLSGRAGHAIARSSGGGLAVEAALVSKDGRVAGRADVLDSANATVIDYKTGAAGDSDPVTESELRQLRLYAYLANQNGIAIARGVIERADRSRAEVPISAQDAAEEGRRALVVLDGYNQHAGKPFESGASPSPDACRFCPCIPFCEAFWRTAEPQWIGQCGTHVEGVVESVEGGELVSINLNATRGTGANGPAVVTRLSREWLTFSGAIPQPQQTVRVTDAAYVEESTAPAVFRADRVTTAVWTVRSQAP